In Sandaracinaceae bacterium, the DNA window AGAGCACCGGGAGGGCCATGATCAGCCACCAGGAGGCGCGCGAACGTTCCATGGGCGGAGCTTAGCGCGCCTCGGCTCGAGCGGGGGAACGGTCGAAAGTAGAACGTGTTTCACTTTTGGCGAGGGGCTGCTACGCTAGCCGGATGAGTGAAGAATGCCCTCGTGGGGACCTCGAGTTCGGCACCATCCCCGGCATGGTCCGGCAGTGCGCCGCCACGTATGGGGACGCGCTCGCCGTGGTGGACGGTGACGTGAGCCTCAGCTTCGTCGAGCTGTCGGCGCGCGTGGACGAAGCGGCCAAGGCCTACATGGCGGCCGGGATCCAGAAGGGCGACCGCGTGGCCATCTGGGCGCCCAACATGTGGGAGTGGATGGTGGTGGCCGTGGGCGCGCACGCCGCGGGCGCCGTCGTGGTGCCCGTCAACACACGCTACAAGGGCATCGAGGCGGCCTTCCTGCTCAAGAAGAGCGGCGCCAAGATCCTGCTCACCGTGTCGGGCTTCCTGGGCAACGACTACGTGGCGCTGCTGGCGGCGTCGGGTGAGGTGCTGCCTGCGCTCGAGAAGACGGTGATCTTGCGTGGCGAGGTCTCGCCGGGCGCCGACTCGCTGGCCACGTTCCTCGCGCGCGCCAGCAGCGTGAGCGAGGCCGATGCCGCAGCGCGCCTCGCGAGCGTCTTGCCCGACGACCTGGCCGACGTGCTCTTCACCTCGGGCACCACCGGCGAGCCCAAGGGCGCCATGTGCACGCACGCCCAAGACCTGCGCACGTTCCGGGCGTGGAGCCACATCGCGGGCCTGCGCCCCGGCGACCGCTACCTGGTGGTCATGCCGTTCTTCCACAGCTTCGGCTACAAGGCGGGCTGGCTCTCGGCCGTGATGAACGGCTGCACCACGTACCCCGAGCCGGTATTCAGCGTGGACGTGGCGCTCGAGCGCACGCAGCAGCACCGCATCACGGTGCTGCCTGGGCCTCCCGCGCTCTACCAGTCCATCCTGATGCACCCGAAGCGCGCGGAGTACGACATCTCGTCGCTCCGTCTCGCCGTCACGGGGGCCGCCAGCATCCCGGTGGAGCTCATCGAGCGCATGCGCGACGAGCTGAAGTTCGACACCGTCATCACGGCCTATGGGCTCACCGAGAGCACGGGCTGCGTGACCATGTGCCGCCAGGGCGACGCCCCCAAGACCATCGCCGAGACCTCGGGGCGCGCCATGCCGGACGTGGAGGTGCGCATCGTGGACGCCGACAATCAACCGCTGCCGCCCAACCAGCCCGGCGAGATCGTGCTGCGCGGCTACAACGTGATGGTGGGCTACTTCGAGGCCGAAGAGCAGACCCGCGAGGCCATCGACGCCGACGGCTGGCTCCACACGGGCGACGTGGGGATGCTGGACGAGGCGGGCAACATCCGCATCACCGACCGCATGAAGGACATGTTCATCGTGGGCGGCTTCAACGCCTACCCCGCGGAGATCGAGAACACGCTGCTGCGCATGCCCGGGGTGGGCGAGGTGGCCGTCATCGGCGTGCCCGACGAGCGCCTGGGCGAAGTGGGCATGGCCTTCGTGGTGCCCGCGCCCGGGGCCACGCTCACGGCCGAAGAGGTGCTGGCCTGGTCGCGCGAGAACATGGCCAACTTCAAGGTGCCGCGCACGGCTCGGGTGGTGGACGCCCTGCCGCGCAACCCCACCGGCAAGGTGCAGAAGTTCAAGCTGCGGGAGGCCCTCGATGCCTGAGTCCGTCTTTCCTGAGGGTGTCGCGCTGGTGGTCGGCGGCAGTGGCGGCGTGGGCCAGGCCATCGCGCTGAAGCTCGCCGAGCAGGGCTGCGACGTGGCCGTCACGTATCGCTCGAAGGAGGCCGCCGCACAGG includes these proteins:
- a CDS encoding AMP-binding protein translates to MSEECPRGDLEFGTIPGMVRQCAATYGDALAVVDGDVSLSFVELSARVDEAAKAYMAAGIQKGDRVAIWAPNMWEWMVVAVGAHAAGAVVVPVNTRYKGIEAAFLLKKSGAKILLTVSGFLGNDYVALLAASGEVLPALEKTVILRGEVSPGADSLATFLARASSVSEADAAARLASVLPDDLADVLFTSGTTGEPKGAMCTHAQDLRTFRAWSHIAGLRPGDRYLVVMPFFHSFGYKAGWLSAVMNGCTTYPEPVFSVDVALERTQQHRITVLPGPPALYQSILMHPKRAEYDISSLRLAVTGAASIPVELIERMRDELKFDTVITAYGLTESTGCVTMCRQGDAPKTIAETSGRAMPDVEVRIVDADNQPLPPNQPGEIVLRGYNVMVGYFEAEEQTREAIDADGWLHTGDVGMLDEAGNIRITDRMKDMFIVGGFNAYPAEIENTLLRMPGVGEVAVIGVPDERLGEVGMAFVVPAPGATLTAEEVLAWSRENMANFKVPRTARVVDALPRNPTGKVQKFKLREALDA